The Rosa rugosa chromosome 1, drRosRugo1.1, whole genome shotgun sequence genomic sequence TGCAAACTACTTGAAAGATATTGGAGTGAAAAAGGGTGATGCTGTTGTGGTTTACTTACCCATGTTAATGGAACTTCCAATCACAATGCTTGCCTGTGCTCGCATTGGTGCTGTTCACTCGGTATGTAATGGTCTTACTCTTTGCTCTCCAACATCAATagctttttcatttttataactctttttttttttttttcattctttcagGTTGTATTTGCTGGATTTTCTGCCGAATCTCTTGCTCAAAGAATAGTAGATTGCAAGCCGAAAGTTGTGATCACTTGCAATGCTGTTAAAAGGGGTTCTAAGGTCATCCACCTCAAAGACATAGTTGATGCTGCCCTTATCGAATCAGCCAAAAGTGGGGTTTGTGTAGGTGTGGACTGAATTCTTTGCGTGTTATATTGAATAATCTGTAACTGATGTTTAGGTCCCATTGAAGAATCAATCCTGCAAAAAACAAACTGATAGGAATCATTTAGTTATCATCGTGATGATGTATATTTGAAACATGGTTGTTTTTCTGTTAATCTGATCATAGTTAGATAACTAAAGGGCTTCAGATTTCGttgattttttatttagttACTTTTTTTTAGCAAGGATGATTCTTAAATAGGGACATCCAAAGAGTTTCTCTCTTTATAAGAAAATATATGACCTCATGTGGACCCAGCCCTCAATCAAACCAAACAAATGGCCTCCTGCTAGGAATGCAAAATAATGAGAGCATAATCAAACCATCCACTAATGGAGTTTAGGTTTCTATTTGATCATCTATTGGCAGGACAGCCCTCTAGGTTTGGATTTGAGACATTCTGGAACCTACCTTGCTTGCCAAAGTTGTCTGGGTAGATACAGTAACCAACCATAAGAGAATACCAGATTACTCTTCTATACTATATTTTCTAAAACCAAGGATTAAATTTCTCATCTTTACTAATAGATATATTTCATTATAGGAATCTGATTGATATATGATTTCCTGTTTGAGCAGATGTATGCTTAACTTATGAGAATGAATCTGCTTTGAAGAGGGGAAGTACTAAATGGgaagaaggaagagatataTGGTGGCAGGTTAGTAGTACTACAAACTCCTCTTTCTATAGGCTTTCATGAAAAAGAaacaatgatttttttttcttttctctttcacATTCATACTGCAATATTTATTCTTTCTTTATTAGTGTTTTATCAAATGCTTATAAGTGACTTGAACGTTCACTTTACGGATTGGTATTGACTGATGACTCTTGATTATATTCCAGGATGTCATACCTAAATATCCAACTACTTGTGCAGTGGAGTGGGTTGATGCAGAGGATCCACTTTTTCTGCTCTATACCAGTGGGAGCACTGGGAAGCCCAAGGTATATATGTTCCGtacttcaatttcaattttttttcccttttcttcttcttttggattttTCTAATTTTAATCTTATTAGGGAGTTCTGCACACAACTGGAGGATATATGGTGTTCACTGCTACAACATTTAAATATGCTTTTGATTACAAACCATCCGACATCTACTGGTACCATTCACAAGCAGAGGctgattattaatttgttaatttGACGTTTTCATGTGAAAGCAGCTCGATCTTCTCCAGATATTTTTGTTACTTGACATATCTTTTTATCTGTACTTTAGGTGTACAGCTGACTGTGGTTGGATCACTGGGCACAGCTATGTCACTTATGGACCTCTGCTAAATGGAGCAACTGTTGTCATATATGAAGGGGTAACAAATTGACAGATTATATACAGATTATCATTTACATTTAAAACTGAAACATAATTAAGATGTCACAAAAAAAATGTTGCATGTTTACATGGGTAGCCACTAGCCAATGGAAAAGAAGAGTACCAAAAGTAAGCTTCAAAGCTAGGTCTATATGAATATGCCTTTTTTTCCTGAACAGAGCAAAATAAGAAACAGTAGTTGCGACTCatattgtgaatttgtgagaaCCATATCCTTATCATGATCTATGTAagtttttaatgtttatttgcAGTGTACTTTTTATGAAATGATAAGttataaaaaaataacataaaaatgCTTATATCTAGATATTGCCCTGAGACCTCATGAGTAGAGAGTGCTGCAGTCTGATTACGCACTATGTGTGGCCTAAGATATAAATGCCTTTATGCAGTAATATTTCTTGACAGACCTTTTAAGAACAGAATAAGGATGAAGTCATATTGCACCATGTAATAACTCTAGTCTATTCCAGAGAAAGAGTCCAGAGTCTAATGATCTGTTTCCACTATTTTCTTCAGAGTTTGTAGATTTTTAAAGTGAAAGGCtattaaaatacaaaaatgtGCCATCGATCTTAAGCAATGCCCTTGAGAGTGCATAATACACCCATTCTCACTCTCAACTGTACTGAATTTGATTTCTAACATCCATTTAATTTATTAGCAACACATCCATGTCTACCTTGCAGGCACCAAATTATCCTGACCCTGGACGCTGTTGGGATATTGTTGATAAATACAAAGTGACCATCTTTTATACTGCCCCCACATTGGTGCGGTCTCTCATGCGTGATGGTGATGAGGCAAGAAACATGAATcctgtcctttttttttttttacatatatgTGGATGTGgattatttttaaatattgtTATAGAATACAAAAAGAACTCGTTCGTTTTTCTTTTGGGCCTCAAAGTTCATTCGTCCAGTTGTGTATTTTAGGCTAATTATTTCTTAAACTCTATTTTTTCATTCTAATTGCTTCGAGATAATAGCTTGTCATTGAAGACCCTAATTGAAGCAATTCATTGCTATGCTCATCACTTTTGCTGAAGTATAATGCCTTTCAAAAGTTTTGATGTCCATAAGCTCACATTGTCTCTATTTTATGTTTCTGGACCTCTGTTTTAGTTGGTGGCCCAGCCCTTCGTTTATTTCAATGAATCAattatcaaataaatagttcTCGTGTAAAACCTTCATGATTTACTATCTGCCTAACGTGTTTGACCTAttgacattttttattttattttaagtttATTATCAATGTGTACATCTATGGTGGTACTACGTTAAAAAACACAATTCAAGAACTTTATTCATTGAGCTATGCCTTTAGTATGTGTTGAATGAAGTTTTACTTTTATGCAGTATGTCAAGCGATACTCGCGAAAATCATTACGGATCCTTGGAAGTGTAGGCGAGCCTATTAATCCAAGTGCATGGAGGTTCTCATCTTCAGTTGTTTGATCCAAGAATTCATTTCATAGCTTAAATACATATTAACATGGACTCTGTTTGGCACAGGTGGTTTTTCAATGTGGTTGGAGATTCAAGATGTCCCATTTCTGACACTTGGTGGCAAACTGAAACTGGTGGCTTTATGGTATTTTAGATTCTGTGTTTTAATAGTTCCTATCTCTTGGGCATAGACTGGTGCTCAAGCAGTAATTTAAATGCCATGGGACACTTTTTAGAGATTTTACTTGGTTAAATACTTCACCTACCTCCCATATGTGTCAATATTAATATATAATATTCACATAGATTTCATCTGTTCTAAGTCTTAATGTTTCACCTTCTTTTACTGACAGATGACTCCATTACCGGGTGCCTGGCCACAGAAGCCTGGTTCTGCCACTTTCCCCTTTTTTGGAGTTCAGGTCTTTTGCACTAATCGAATTTATGGATCTCATCATCAACCAACTATCTTCATTTTACACATTTAAATCAGTAACATCTATATATCATATGAACTCTTTTTCTTGTAACTGTAGGCTGTCATTGTGGATGAGAAGGGCGTTGAAATTGAAGGGGAGTGCAGTGGTTATCTGTGTATAAAAAGCTCATGGCCTGGAGCATTCCGAACTCTTTATGGTGATCATGAAAGATATGAAACAACTTACTTTAAACCTTTCTCTGGGTATTATTTTAGTGGTGATGGATGCAGCAGGTAAGTGATAACATCAAACTTTAATTTCATCAGTGTGAATccttttttggttttggggtgtgtgtgtgtgtgtgtgtgtgtttctctctctctctctctctctctcacgcacagagaggaaaaaaaaaaaaaaacaaacaaagttGACATGTTAAGCTCTCAACATCAATGTGCAGGGACAAAGATGGATATCACTGGCTTACAGGAAGGGTTGATGATGTCATCAATGTGAGGTAATTTTTGGATTGCATAATTTATGTCTATCAAAAATTCAGAATATCATATTGGACATTTGGACTTGGAAGCTGCAGTATCTTGATTAATCTCACTATCGTGTTTTGGTGTTGGCTAGTAGATTCTTGTATTATATCTATTTGGTTAGTGGCTTGTCTACTGTTGTGTACAGTTTTCCTTTTAATTAAATTCatgttttcttctcaaaaagtaaaaaatgaaaatgagtaAGCTATATAATTTTTGCCATTCTATGTGAGAATCTACACATTTTGCTATTATGTGGAGAGTATATGCAAGTATTGTTTACTTACAATACTCAGTTTAATACTTTATGTAGTGGACATCGTATCGGTACCGCAGAAGTTGAATCTGCTCTTGTATCGCATCCTCAGTGTGCAGAAGCTGCTGTGGTTGGTGTAGAGCATGAGGTATGTGATGTAGAACCTAGGAGGTCAAGATGGAAAAAAGCTAAATTAAAGAGGCTCAAACTTTAGGAAAGAGTGATGCTAAAGTTTATGTTAATTGTCTGTTATTTTAGGAAACCACAATTGTGACAAGAAATTAAATATAGAGACCCAACATTGAAATAAATTATTATCAAATCCAAAGTTTACACTATTTAACTCATCATGTCTTCATATAATCTGCATAACAAACTTCAAAATGTCTAGATATAATATGTATTGTCTAATCACTTGTGCACTTGCATAATTGCATATATTtatgagagaagagagagggggagatgataaaaaatgaaaaaaggagGGAGAGGGTGGGAACAGATGCTCATGGCTAGTGTGTCTGAACAAATTATTTTGTTAATGTAGGTTAAAGGACAAGGTATATATGCCTTTGTTACTCTTGTGGACGGAGTACCTTACAGTGAAGATCTCCGGAAAAGCCTTATTCTTATTGTCAGAAAGCAGGTACGTATCTAATTCAGTGCTACTGCACATCTAACTCTTCAACTGCATCCTGTCATTGGTGTGCGGGGTGCAATGACCCTCAGGTTTGTATTAGGGCGTTTGAATTTTCTGAAAATCCTGAATCGTCTTGGGGGATCCCTTGAATATTCTCAAATATATTTAGGTCATTTTTGAACTTGTTTATATGCAATAGGAACCAGCACAGTATTTCGTGACCACACAAGTTCCTTTTTTCCCAACCACGCAAGGCAGATTGATTGTACCTATTTTATCTGGCCAAATTTGATGTTGCTCCAAACTGTTCCTTGGTCACTAGACACTGGTCTTGAGTTTTCATTTTTTATCTTTCTACCGGAAGATAACATACGTGGGAGATGGAGGTGAGAGGAAATGTCTATGGGATGGCTCATGAAATGaaagctaaaaaaaaataaaaatggatatTAATTCCTCGATGAAAAATTAAACCAA encodes the following:
- the LOC133726838 gene encoding acetyl-coenzyme A synthetase, chloroplastic/glyoxysomal, with protein sequence MAPQYNNNYSSHNSLAHVGKGFAYRTNPPVGIIVSSWRSVLNRRKSSPIWFRRASSRFESYIVGHSLSRGQKVIWNREMAHNLITTNHQRHVESMATMPSGAGNIPHLNAIILGEALASEENDLIFPSDDFSRQANVPSPQKYLEMYKRSIEDPAGFWSDFASDFFWKQRWGEQVYFENLDVSKGDIRIEWFKGGLTNICYNCLDRNVEAGLGDRIALYWEGNEPCLGGSLTYIQLLQNVCQLANYLKDIGVKKGDAVVVYLPMLMELPITMLACARIGAVHSVVFAGFSAESLAQRIVDCKPKVVITCNAVKRGSKVIHLKDIVDAALIESAKSGVCVDVCLTYENESALKRGSTKWEEGRDIWWQDVIPKYPTTCAVEWVDAEDPLFLLYTSGSTGKPKGVLHTTGGYMVFTATTFKYAFDYKPSDIYWCTADCGWITGHSYVTYGPLLNGATVVIYEGAPNYPDPGRCWDIVDKYKVTIFYTAPTLVRSLMRDGDEYVKRYSRKSLRILGSVGEPINPSAWRWFFNVVGDSRCPISDTWWQTETGGFMMTPLPGAWPQKPGSATFPFFGVQAVIVDEKGVEIEGECSGYLCIKSSWPGAFRTLYGDHERYETTYFKPFSGYYFSGDGCSRDKDGYHWLTGRVDDVINVSGHRIGTAEVESALVSHPQCAEAAVVGVEHEVKGQGIYAFVTLVDGVPYSEDLRKSLILIVRKQIGAFAAPDRIHWAPGLPKTRSGKIMRRILRKIASKQLDELGDTSTLADPNVVDQLIALADT